A part of Periophthalmus magnuspinnatus isolate fPerMag1 chromosome 19, fPerMag1.2.pri, whole genome shotgun sequence genomic DNA contains:
- the ttyh2 gene encoding protein tweety homolog 2 isoform X3, producing the protein MTTMQIQIQALLQFAVPLFPTAERDLLGIQKVLNSSESSLHQLTALLDCRGLNKDYVDAMFGVCYDGVEGVLYLCLFSLLSAIAFTLMLCAVPRAWRQIAGRERDYGDIDEEDPFNPRARRMNSQTPNTNLQSLCSYSSSLGSQTSIHRPPPTATTTAPMAEYMNHTALFGGTPRYENVPLIGRGSPPPSYSPTMRATYLSMTEDQSRHIRT; encoded by the exons ATGACCACGATGCAGATCCAGATCCAAGCCCTGCTCCAGTTCGCTGTTCCTCTGTTTCCCACAGCAGAG AGAGACCTGTTGGGAATCCAGAAAGTTCTGAACTCGTCTGAATCGAGTCTGCACCAGCTCACGGCTCTGCTGGACTGTCGAGGACTCAACAAG GACTACGTCGACGCCATGTTTGGCGTGTGTTATGACGGCGTAGAGGGCGTCCTGTacctctgcctcttctctcttctctctgccaTCGCCTTCACTCTGATGCTGTGTGCGGTGCCCAGGGCCTGGAGACAGATTGCCGGACG ggaGCGAGATTATGGAGATATCGACGAAGAGGATCCGTTTAACCCCAGAGCTCGAAGAATGAACTCCCAAACCCCAAACACCAACCTGCAGAGTCTGTGCAGCTACAGCAGCAGCCTGGGCAGCCAGACCAGCATCCACCGACCCCCACCCACTGCGACTACGACTGCGCCTATGGCTGAGTACAT GAACCACACGGCTCTGTTTGGAGGGACCCCACGCTACGAGAACGTTCCTCTGATTGGACgaggctctcctcctccgtct TATTCTCCAACCATGAGGGCCACGTACCTGTCCATGACCGAGGACCAGAGCAGACACATCCGCACATAG